The following coding sequences lie in one Streptomyces sp. NBC_00510 genomic window:
- a CDS encoding epoxide hydrolase, with protein MSVTPDRDAIRPFTFEFPEAELEDLRARITATRFPEKETVADQSQGTPLATLQELARYWASEYDWSKAEAKLKALPHFITEIDGLDIHFIHVRSKHENALPLIITHGWPGTIIEQMKLIEPLTNPTAHGGDASDAFHLVIPSMPGYGFSGKPTSTGWDPERIAQAWAELMKRLGYTKYVAQGGDWGALITEMMGVQEPEGLVGIHTNLACVFPPVIEQAVSAGNPLPPGVVLVNDEEKRAVEQLDFFYKHVYYAYMMASRPQTLTGLADSPVGLAAFLLDHDAASLEMISRAFDGVTEGLSRDDVLDNITLYWLTNTAISASRLYAENRISPFFAPKGVRLPVAVSVFPDELFQPPKTWTERAYPNLVHYNRLDEGGHFAAWEQPALFVNELRAGFRSLR; from the coding sequence ATGTCCGTCACCCCTGACCGGGATGCGATCCGTCCGTTCACGTTCGAGTTCCCGGAGGCGGAGCTCGAGGACCTGCGCGCGCGGATCACCGCGACGCGCTTCCCTGAGAAGGAGACCGTCGCCGACCAGTCCCAGGGCACCCCGCTGGCCACCCTTCAGGAGCTGGCGCGGTACTGGGCGTCGGAGTACGACTGGAGCAAGGCCGAGGCGAAGCTGAAGGCCCTGCCGCACTTCATCACCGAGATCGACGGCCTGGACATCCACTTCATCCACGTCCGCTCGAAGCACGAGAACGCCCTGCCGCTGATCATCACGCACGGATGGCCGGGCACGATCATCGAGCAGATGAAGCTCATCGAGCCGCTCACGAACCCGACCGCCCACGGCGGCGACGCCTCGGACGCCTTCCACCTGGTGATCCCCTCGATGCCCGGCTACGGCTTCTCCGGCAAGCCGACCTCGACCGGCTGGGACCCCGAGCGCATCGCCCAGGCCTGGGCCGAACTGATGAAGCGCCTGGGCTACACCAAGTACGTTGCGCAGGGCGGCGACTGGGGTGCGCTCATCACCGAAATGATGGGCGTGCAGGAGCCCGAGGGCCTCGTCGGTATCCACACCAATCTGGCGTGTGTGTTCCCGCCCGTCATCGAGCAGGCCGTGTCGGCCGGCAACCCCCTGCCGCCCGGCGTGGTTCTGGTGAACGACGAGGAGAAGCGTGCTGTCGAGCAGCTGGACTTCTTCTACAAGCACGTCTACTACGCCTACATGATGGCCTCCCGCCCGCAGACGCTGACCGGGCTGGCGGATTCTCCGGTCGGTCTGGCGGCCTTCCTGCTCGACCACGACGCGGCCAGTCTGGAGATGATCTCCCGGGCCTTCGACGGGGTGACCGAGGGCCTGTCCCGGGACGACGTCCTGGACAACATCACGCTCTACTGGCTGACGAACACCGCGATCTCCGCTTCCCGTCTCTACGCCGAGAACCGGATCTCCCCGTTCTTCGCGCCGAAGGGCGTCAGGCTCCCGGTCGCCGTGAGCGTCTTCCCCGACGAGCTTTTCCAGCCCCCGAAGACCTGGACCGAGCGGGCCTACCCG